A portion of the Myxococcaceae bacterium JPH2 genome contains these proteins:
- a CDS encoding YgiQ family radical SAM protein, with translation MATPARHAHPFLPISRADMKARGWEQCDIIIVTGDAYVDHPAFGPVLIARFLEGRGFKVGLIPQPDWHSAEPFRALGAPRLFFGVAAGNLDSMLNRLTAQKKNRSEDQYSPGGRTNTRPDRATIVYAQRCREAYPDVPIVLGGIEASLRRIAHYDYWSDKVRRSILFDAKADLLVFGMGERPIWEIADRLRNGERVEDLRDIRGTAYLINDEAMRALEADPAKRAADDKVVVLPSYEDVTQDARAFAVMSRDFQMETNPGNARPLAQRHGNRAIFINRPARPLEDGTGLRPDEPSTVAMDELYDLAFNRVPHPMYSERIPAYETVKHSVVLMRGCFGGCTFCSITEHEGRVIQSRSAESVLREVRALRRMGDFRGTITDLGGPTANMYKLKCKSEDIERRCRKLSCVHPGVCENLQTDHGPLIDVMKQVRAEAGVKHVFIASGVRYDLAERSPEYVKELAAHHVGGQLSVAPEHVSPRVLEKMKKPGIESFERFQHMFACASEDAGKEQYDIPYFISGHPGSTLEDMVELALWLKVKGKRPRQVQDFIPTPMAVATAMYHTGLDPLKMEPVYTAKGLREKRLQKALLLYWNPEHWPLAREALRQAGREDLIGRGPHALVPPESPAEAARRQRTEAAEPRDAGEDLPRAAYPRPVQPRPSSGRPARPGPRSR, from the coding sequence ATGGCAACTCCCGCCCGCCACGCCCACCCGTTCCTCCCCATCTCTCGCGCCGACATGAAGGCTCGGGGCTGGGAGCAGTGCGACATCATCATCGTCACGGGGGACGCCTACGTGGACCACCCGGCCTTCGGGCCGGTGCTCATCGCCCGCTTCCTGGAGGGCCGAGGCTTCAAGGTGGGCCTCATCCCCCAGCCGGACTGGCACTCGGCCGAGCCCTTCCGCGCGCTGGGGGCGCCGCGCCTCTTCTTCGGGGTCGCCGCGGGCAACCTCGACTCGATGCTCAACCGGCTGACGGCGCAGAAGAAGAACCGCTCCGAGGACCAGTACAGCCCGGGCGGGCGCACCAACACCCGGCCGGATCGCGCCACCATCGTCTACGCGCAGCGCTGCCGCGAGGCGTACCCGGACGTGCCCATCGTGCTGGGCGGCATCGAGGCGAGCCTGCGCCGCATCGCGCACTACGACTACTGGAGCGACAAGGTGCGCCGCTCCATCCTCTTCGACGCCAAGGCGGACCTGCTCGTCTTCGGCATGGGCGAGCGGCCCATCTGGGAGATCGCCGACCGGCTGCGCAACGGCGAGCGCGTGGAGGACCTCCGCGACATCCGCGGCACCGCGTACCTCATCAACGACGAGGCGATGCGCGCGCTGGAGGCAGACCCCGCCAAGCGCGCCGCGGACGACAAGGTCGTGGTGCTCCCCTCCTACGAGGACGTGACACAAGACGCGCGCGCCTTCGCGGTGATGAGCCGCGACTTCCAGATGGAGACGAACCCCGGCAACGCGCGCCCGCTCGCGCAGCGCCACGGCAACCGCGCCATCTTCATCAACCGGCCCGCGCGCCCCCTGGAGGACGGCACCGGCCTGCGCCCCGACGAGCCGAGCACCGTGGCCATGGACGAGCTGTATGACCTGGCCTTCAACCGCGTGCCGCACCCGATGTACTCCGAGCGCATCCCCGCCTACGAGACGGTGAAGCACTCCGTCGTGCTCATGCGCGGGTGCTTCGGCGGCTGCACCTTCTGCTCCATCACCGAGCACGAGGGCCGCGTCATCCAGAGTCGCTCGGCGGAGAGCGTGCTGCGCGAGGTGCGAGCGCTGCGGCGCATGGGCGACTTCCGCGGCACCATCACCGACCTCGGCGGCCCCACGGCCAACATGTACAAGCTCAAGTGCAAGAGCGAGGACATCGAGCGCCGCTGCCGGAAGCTGTCCTGCGTGCACCCGGGCGTCTGCGAGAACCTCCAGACGGACCACGGCCCGCTCATCGACGTGATGAAGCAGGTGCGCGCCGAGGCGGGCGTGAAGCACGTCTTCATCGCCAGCGGCGTGCGCTACGACCTGGCCGAGCGCTCACCCGAGTACGTGAAGGAGCTGGCCGCGCACCACGTGGGCGGCCAGCTCTCCGTGGCCCCCGAGCACGTGTCTCCGCGCGTGCTGGAGAAGATGAAGAAGCCCGGCATCGAGAGCTTCGAGCGCTTCCAGCACATGTTCGCGTGCGCCAGCGAGGACGCGGGCAAGGAGCAGTACGACATCCCCTACTTCATCAGCGGCCACCCGGGCTCCACGCTGGAGGACATGGTGGAGCTTGCGCTCTGGCTGAAGGTGAAGGGCAAGCGCCCGCGCCAGGTGCAGGACTTCATCCCCACGCCCATGGCCGTGGCGACGGCGATGTACCACACGGGCTTGGACCCGCTGAAGATGGAGCCCGTGTACACGGCGAAGGGCCTGCGCGAGAAGCGGCTCCAGAAGGCGCTGCTCCTGTACTGGAACCCGGAGCACTGGCCGCTGGCGCGCGAGGCCCTGAGGCAGGCGGGGCGCGAGGACCTCATCGGACGCGGCCCCCACGCGCTCGTTCCGCCGGAGTCTCCCGCCGAGGCCGCGCGCCGCCAGCGCACCGAGGCCGCCGAGCCGCGCGACGCGGGCGAGGACTTGCCTCGCGCGGCCTATCCTCGGCCCGTGCAGCCGCGTCCGTCCTCGGGCCGCCCCGCGCGCCCGGGGCCTCGCTCGCGCTGA
- a CDS encoding SBBP repeat-containing protein, whose amino-acid sequence MSFNQRWWLSFGILCLGTSCGPESAEAPQSLAPVVHTQALGDGVLLQFGTSGTDRPSAVTQAPDGSLFLVGNTDGALGEPSEQSAAQDIFIAKLTNNLIFNWAHQLGSRGDDSAWDVVAASDGSAYVVGLTSDELPGQLTAGGSDIFATRYDANGNRSWIFQRGTAGEDYALAATLRPNNDHLVLAGAAQNSENYDFDVVMDELDLTGQPVGRNAFGSSNFANDRGEGVSARADGMSWVVGSTQGVMGSNPAAGSTDVFVRQLDGSFANQWTRQKGTPDIDAALEVAQDGVDRIYVLAMSYSNLETGQSENDGIPNAFLMRYATNGDLKWVKRIGAANKLSLATGLVVDSQGYAYVAGWTTGQMTLDANHGGTDAFVAKFDRYGNRVRAWQWGTSADDDARDIVLTSATTAVAVGTTSGELAGPGSNSGGQDVFAVKFATTP is encoded by the coding sequence ATGTCTTTCAATCAGCGGTGGTGGCTTTCTTTCGGCATCCTGTGCCTCGGCACGTCCTGCGGACCGGAATCCGCGGAGGCGCCGCAATCCCTCGCACCCGTCGTCCACACCCAGGCGCTCGGCGACGGCGTGCTGCTCCAGTTTGGCACCTCCGGCACGGACCGCCCCTCGGCCGTCACCCAGGCCCCCGACGGGAGCCTCTTCCTCGTGGGCAACACCGACGGCGCGCTCGGCGAGCCGTCCGAGCAGAGCGCCGCGCAGGACATCTTCATCGCCAAGCTGACCAACAACCTCATCTTCAACTGGGCCCACCAGCTCGGCTCGCGGGGGGATGACTCCGCGTGGGACGTCGTCGCCGCCAGCGACGGCTCGGCCTACGTGGTCGGCCTCACCTCGGACGAGCTGCCCGGGCAGCTCACCGCGGGCGGCTCGGACATCTTCGCCACGCGCTATGACGCCAATGGCAATCGCTCCTGGATCTTCCAGCGCGGCACCGCCGGGGAGGACTACGCGCTGGCCGCCACGCTGCGCCCCAACAACGACCACCTCGTGCTGGCGGGCGCCGCGCAGAACTCGGAGAACTACGACTTCGACGTGGTGATGGACGAGCTGGACCTGACGGGCCAGCCGGTGGGCCGCAACGCGTTCGGGTCCTCCAACTTCGCCAATGACCGCGGCGAGGGCGTCTCCGCGCGCGCGGACGGCATGTCGTGGGTGGTGGGCTCCACGCAGGGCGTCATGGGTAGCAACCCCGCCGCGGGCTCCACGGACGTCTTCGTGCGCCAGCTCGACGGCAGCTTCGCCAACCAGTGGACCCGCCAGAAGGGAACGCCCGACATCGACGCGGCCCTGGAGGTCGCGCAGGACGGCGTCGACCGCATCTACGTGCTGGCCATGTCCTACAGCAACCTGGAGACGGGCCAGTCGGAGAACGACGGCATCCCCAACGCCTTCCTCATGCGCTACGCCACCAACGGCGACCTGAAGTGGGTCAAGCGCATTGGCGCGGCCAACAAGCTGAGCCTCGCCACCGGCCTCGTCGTGGACTCGCAGGGCTATGCGTACGTGGCCGGCTGGACCACCGGGCAGATGACGCTCGACGCCAACCACGGCGGCACGGACGCCTTCGTCGCCAAGTTCGATCGCTACGGCAACCGCGTGCGCGCCTGGCAGTGGGGCACGAGCGCGGACGATGACGCGCGCGACATCGTGCTGACGAGCGCGACCACGGCGGTGGCGGTGGGGACGACCAGCGGAGAACTCGCCGGCCCGGGGTCCAACTCGGGCGGCCAGGACGTGTTCGCCGTGAAGTTCGCGACGACACCGTAG
- a CDS encoding M20/M25/M40 family metallo-hydrolase → MQAREPDIALLRWMVEQYSPSHHEQAFSRALVERLGRQGWRAHTDEVGNAIASHGDGDTVIALLGHIDTVPGEVPVRMEGDTLYGRGAVDAKGAIAAFVEAVEALTPAAREGKKFLLLGCVEEEVAITRGAFHVKERYAPDYVINGEPSGAHAVTIGYKGLLRLDLEHRAARRHTASRDYRASAEHVVDAWNLLKRACDTWNRERTSLFEQHLPSLNAFHTGATDEEEWATAAVSIRTGPSTDVEQLLALLGEVPSVTVRTVSRKAAVSTAGQDALLRAFKQAIRERNARPTLRLKTGTSDWNTVASAWNVPIVAYGPGDSSLDHTPHEHITVPEYEEGVAVLTRVLALLPTKGAP, encoded by the coding sequence ATGCAGGCGCGTGAGCCGGACATCGCGTTGTTGCGGTGGATGGTCGAGCAGTACAGCCCCAGTCACCACGAGCAGGCCTTCTCGCGCGCCTTGGTGGAACGGCTGGGGCGACAGGGCTGGCGCGCGCACACCGACGAGGTGGGCAACGCCATCGCGAGCCACGGCGACGGCGACACCGTCATCGCGCTCCTCGGACACATCGACACCGTGCCCGGAGAGGTGCCCGTCCGCATGGAGGGCGACACGCTCTATGGCCGGGGCGCGGTGGACGCGAAGGGCGCCATCGCCGCGTTCGTCGAGGCGGTGGAGGCGCTGACGCCCGCCGCGCGCGAGGGGAAGAAGTTCCTGCTCCTGGGCTGCGTGGAGGAGGAGGTGGCCATCACCCGAGGCGCCTTCCACGTGAAGGAGCGCTACGCACCGGACTACGTCATCAACGGCGAGCCGAGCGGCGCGCACGCGGTGACCATTGGCTACAAGGGCCTGTTGCGCCTGGACCTGGAGCACCGCGCGGCGCGGAGGCACACGGCCAGCCGCGACTACCGCGCGTCCGCCGAGCACGTGGTGGACGCCTGGAACCTGCTCAAGCGCGCGTGCGACACCTGGAACCGCGAGCGCACGTCGCTGTTCGAGCAGCACCTGCCCTCGCTGAACGCCTTCCACACCGGGGCCACCGACGAGGAGGAGTGGGCCACCGCCGCGGTCAGCATCCGCACCGGGCCGTCCACCGACGTGGAGCAGCTCCTGGCCCTGTTGGGGGAGGTGCCCTCGGTCACCGTGCGGACGGTGTCGCGCAAGGCCGCGGTCTCCACGGCGGGCCAGGATGCGCTGTTGCGCGCCTTCAAGCAGGCCATTCGCGAGCGCAACGCCCGGCCCACGCTGCGACTGAAGACGGGCACTTCGGATTGGAACACCGTGGCGTCCGCGTGGAACGTCCCCATCGTGGCGTACGGCCCCGGTGACTCCTCGCTGGACCACACGCCCCACGAGCACATCACCGTGCCCGAGTACGAGGAGGGCGTGGCGGTGCTGACCCGCGTGCTGGCCCTGCTGCCCACGAAGGGAGCGCCGTAG
- a CDS encoding MFS transporter, producing the protein MCARAPCSPRASAPCPPCCPRWGRCSSETARTRCAPRSSASWAPTWARCRRGSPCSRGRASTTPTPTSASPRSDSWGRWPPRRIPDASVTSGHAGAALERSPVSAPSSPRFASFRAFSHRDYAAIWTGTLVSNIGTWMESIALGVHVTQVTGEAAWTGAVASLTYLPSLVLSPLGGVLADRFDRRAFLAVCVGAQALLAGLLAALAYTDHLTVPAIALISLLNGSLNSVVIPAATGLIAAVVPAEDLHSALSLDSAQFNLGRIVGPALAALVLSMGGITWALLINAVSFGAVLLAMTRVRGGALPPTTRREPLWRGMADGARLAWEDPGIFLALLAVLGVGLLITPFIGLVPVFALRVLNLGHSATALLVTAQGTGAVIAAFLASAAARRFGQRRLLEGALVVLGPATALYWLSPTLPVATAALFVLGAVYLLTFSGLKTVCQARAPLALQARISSLFTVFINLGYTVGVAGQAELSDRLGVRIVTATAALAFFVLVLTTRALRPRGLAALGT; encoded by the coding sequence ATGTGCGCAAGAGCGCCGTGTTCGCCGCGAGCTTCCGCGCCCTGCCCCCCTTGCTGCCCACGCTGGGGACGGTGCTCCAGCGAGACAGCGCGGACGCGGTGCGCGCCGAGGTCGTCGGCCTCCTGGGCGCCAACCTGGGCGCGCTGCCGCAGGGGCTCCCCTTGCTCACGTGGACGAGCCAGCACGACTCCAACCCCAACATCCGCCAGTCCGCGCTCGGATTCCTGGGGGCGCTGGCCACCGCGCCGCATCCCTGACGCTTCTGTCACGAGCGGGCACGCGGGAGCTGCGTTAGAACGAAGCCCCGTGTCCGCTCCCTCATCGCCGCGCTTCGCCTCGTTCCGGGCCTTCTCGCACCGCGACTACGCGGCCATCTGGACGGGCACCCTGGTGTCCAACATCGGCACGTGGATGGAGTCCATCGCGCTGGGCGTCCACGTCACGCAGGTGACGGGCGAGGCGGCCTGGACAGGCGCGGTCGCGTCGCTGACGTACCTGCCCTCCCTCGTGTTGTCCCCGCTGGGCGGCGTGCTGGCGGACCGGTTCGATCGACGCGCGTTCCTCGCGGTGTGCGTGGGCGCCCAGGCGCTGCTGGCCGGACTGCTCGCGGCGCTGGCCTACACGGACCACCTCACCGTGCCGGCCATCGCGCTCATCTCGCTGCTCAACGGCAGCCTCAACAGCGTCGTCATCCCCGCGGCCACGGGCCTCATCGCCGCCGTCGTCCCCGCCGAGGACCTGCACAGCGCGCTGAGCCTGGACTCGGCGCAGTTCAACCTGGGCCGCATCGTGGGGCCCGCGCTGGCGGCGCTGGTGCTGTCCATGGGCGGCATCACCTGGGCGCTGCTCATCAACGCGGTGTCCTTCGGCGCGGTGCTGCTGGCCATGACGCGCGTGCGCGGCGGCGCGCTCCCCCCGACGACGCGGCGCGAGCCCTTGTGGCGAGGGATGGCGGACGGCGCGCGACTGGCCTGGGAGGACCCCGGCATCTTCCTCGCGCTGCTCGCGGTGCTGGGCGTGGGCCTGCTCATCACCCCGTTCATCGGGCTGGTGCCCGTCTTCGCGCTGCGCGTGCTGAACCTGGGTCACTCGGCCACCGCGTTGCTCGTGACGGCGCAGGGCACGGGCGCGGTCATCGCGGCCTTCCTCGCGAGCGCGGCGGCGCGGCGCTTCGGGCAGCGACGACTCCTGGAGGGAGCGCTCGTGGTGCTGGGGCCGGCGACCGCGCTCTACTGGCTGTCCCCCACCCTGCCCGTGGCGACGGCGGCCCTGTTCGTCCTGGGCGCGGTGTACTTGCTGACGTTCAGCGGATTGAAGACGGTGTGCCAGGCGCGCGCGCCCCTCGCGCTCCAGGCGCGCATCAGCAGCCTGTTCACCGTGTTCATCAACCTGGGCTACACGGTGGGCGTCGCCGGGCAGGCGGAGCTGTCGGACCGGCTGGGCGTGCGCATCGTCACCGCCACCGCGGCGCTCGCGTTCTTCGTCCTGGTGCTGACCACGCGCGCCCTGCGCCCGCGGGGCCTTGCGGCCCTGGGCACCTGA
- a CDS encoding ChaN family lipoprotein, giving the protein MSRTLLAGLFLMSLSCAGRTPSPSGAAPPSAPRAWQAPLHRDHPLVGRIWDVAQGRFVDEATLLESLRPARFVLVGERHDQPDHHQLQAELVRALAKDARPALAFEMLDTAQAPAVEASLSKAPGDADALARAVDWEHSGWPAWALYRPVFVAGLEAKLPIVAANLPRTQVRQLVKEGPTALEPELRARLGLDTPVPEDEARAVSEELDRSHCGQLPAAMMDPMALAQRARDAVMADRLLASATPAGAVLIAGNGHARTDRGVPAHLARRAPGVKARSVGLIEVSPDAREPQDYAATFSAARIPYDYVWFTPAVPEEDPCAPLRKARPQ; this is encoded by the coding sequence ATGTCACGCACCCTCCTCGCGGGCCTCTTCTTGATGTCCTTGTCGTGCGCCGGACGCACGCCCTCCCCTTCGGGCGCCGCGCCCCCCAGCGCGCCTCGTGCGTGGCAGGCGCCGCTCCACCGCGACCATCCCTTGGTGGGCCGCATCTGGGACGTGGCCCAGGGCCGCTTCGTCGACGAGGCCACCCTGCTCGAGTCGCTGCGCCCCGCCCGCTTCGTCCTCGTGGGCGAGCGGCATGATCAACCCGACCACCACCAGCTCCAGGCCGAACTCGTGCGCGCCCTCGCGAAGGACGCGCGCCCCGCGCTCGCCTTCGAGATGCTGGACACCGCCCAGGCCCCCGCGGTGGAGGCCTCGCTCTCAAAAGCCCCGGGCGACGCGGACGCCCTGGCGCGAGCGGTGGACTGGGAGCACAGCGGGTGGCCCGCCTGGGCGCTCTACCGCCCCGTCTTCGTCGCGGGCCTGGAGGCGAAGCTGCCCATCGTCGCCGCGAACCTGCCGCGCACCCAGGTGCGCCAGCTCGTGAAGGAAGGCCCCACGGCCCTCGAGCCGGAGCTGCGCGCGCGGCTGGGCCTGGACACGCCCGTGCCCGAGGACGAAGCGCGCGCGGTGAGCGAGGAGCTGGACCGCTCGCACTGCGGCCAGCTCCCGGCCGCGATGATGGACCCCATGGCGCTGGCGCAGCGCGCCCGTGACGCCGTCATGGCGGACCGGCTGCTCGCCTCCGCGACCCCGGCGGGAGCGGTGCTCATCGCGGGCAACGGCCACGCGCGGACCGACCGAGGTGTCCCCGCGCACCTCGCGCGCCGCGCACCGGGCGTGAAGGCGCGCAGCGTGGGACTGATTGAGGTGTCCCCTGACGCGCGCGAACCCCAGGACTACGCGGCCACCTTCTCCGCCGCGCGCATTCCCTACGACTATGTCTGGTTCACCCCCGCGGTGCCGGAGGAGGACCCGTGCGCGCCCCTGCGCAAAGCGCGTCCCCAGTGA
- a CDS encoding [LysW]-aminoadipate kinase → MSTASVGLAGPPVVVKIGGAAGVDLDGACEDIAELTRQGVRVVVVNGGSDAGERLLSSLGLARREATTVSGNVVRLTDAPTLRALTMAWVGEVNKAVVLALLARGVSAVGLCGADGRVLTAKRRAPLKLQEGGRVRIDREHLAGEVTAINVALLDALFSVGQVPVICPPAVTADQVLVNVDADQVAAALAVGLGARALVMLSNVPGLLADPADPSTLVRESDDARASMRLARGRMRYKLEAAARALEGGVPSVHVSASCAERPVFSALEGLRGTRFTQPGKAAADAGA, encoded by the coding sequence ATGAGCACCGCGTCCGTCGGTCTCGCGGGTCCTCCCGTGGTGGTGAAGATTGGCGGGGCCGCGGGCGTGGACCTGGACGGCGCCTGCGAGGACATCGCCGAGCTGACGCGGCAGGGCGTGCGCGTGGTCGTCGTCAACGGTGGCTCGGACGCGGGCGAGCGGCTCTTGTCGTCGCTGGGGCTCGCGCGCCGCGAGGCGACCACGGTGAGCGGCAACGTCGTGCGCCTCACCGACGCGCCCACCCTGCGCGCGCTCACCATGGCGTGGGTGGGCGAGGTGAACAAAGCCGTCGTCCTCGCGCTGCTCGCCCGAGGCGTGTCCGCCGTGGGGCTGTGCGGCGCGGATGGCCGCGTGCTGACCGCGAAGCGACGCGCGCCGCTGAAGCTCCAGGAGGGCGGGCGCGTGCGCATCGACCGGGAGCATCTGGCCGGAGAGGTGACGGCCATCAACGTCGCGCTGCTCGACGCGTTGTTCTCGGTGGGGCAGGTGCCTGTCATCTGCCCGCCCGCCGTCACGGCGGACCAGGTGCTGGTGAACGTGGACGCGGATCAGGTGGCCGCCGCGCTCGCGGTGGGGCTGGGGGCGCGGGCATTGGTGATGTTGTCCAACGTGCCGGGGCTCCTGGCGGACCCCGCGGATCCCTCGACGCTGGTTCGCGAGAGTGACGATGCGCGCGCCAGCATGCGGCTGGCCCGTGGGCGCATGCGGTACAAGTTGGAGGCGGCGGCGCGCGCGCTGGAGGGGGGAGTGCCCTCGGTGCATGTCAGCGCCTCGTGCGCGGAGCGGCCCGTGTTCTCCGCGCTGGAGGGACTTCGGGGCACGCGCTTCACCCAGCCAGGAAAGGCGGCGGCGGATGCAGGCGCGTGA
- a CDS encoding S8 family serine peptidase, translating into MQARTSKKSVASRRLMMALAMSLALPAAAADTRGTGELAPRLLPRKGLHDLRADVSVPRVVVKFHEGTHVRVRDGRLAQFAAERSAREGNQLTARGLSALQIQSDVDALVRLAGDEPRALGLDRLFKAEERLLDARRSEGELRGGQELADLNLYVELPMRAGTTFADVQALVARLDALPSVETAYAEPVTEPASLTGPATTTPAPFAFSGVGNRQPNQGYLAAAPNGVDALYAWTVAGGNGAGINIVDVEGAWRTTHEDLPAFFHMGGTQFNDPAWRNHGTAVMGEMVARNNGAGVTGIAHGASPGFEAIGAQSAASAIANAAVAAGPGNVVLIELHRQGPADATPCTCNFGQCNYIAMEYWQAEFDAITQATYNGTSVVEAAGNGSVNMDDPAYGGLFNRDTRDSGAIVVAAGSSNGIVPMCWTNFGGRPDVNGWGENVVSTGYGDLYNGGTEDSWYTGTFSGTSSASPIVTGTVAVIQGALRGHGRFPLSPLALRDVLSSTGSAQAADARRIGNRPNLRAALTRLNLF; encoded by the coding sequence ATGCAAGCAAGGACGTCGAAGAAGAGTGTCGCTTCCCGCCGGCTGATGATGGCGCTCGCCATGTCGCTGGCCCTTCCCGCCGCCGCCGCGGACACGCGCGGCACGGGCGAGCTGGCTCCCCGGCTCCTGCCGCGCAAGGGGCTGCACGACCTGCGCGCCGACGTGTCCGTTCCCCGCGTCGTGGTGAAGTTCCATGAGGGCACCCACGTGCGCGTGCGCGATGGCCGCCTCGCCCAGTTCGCCGCCGAGCGCAGCGCGCGCGAGGGCAACCAGCTCACCGCCCGCGGCCTGTCCGCGCTCCAGATCCAGTCGGACGTGGACGCGCTGGTGCGCCTGGCCGGCGACGAGCCCCGCGCGCTCGGCCTGGACCGCCTGTTCAAGGCCGAGGAGCGCCTGCTGGACGCGCGCCGCAGCGAGGGTGAGCTGCGCGGTGGCCAGGAGCTGGCCGACCTGAACCTCTACGTGGAGCTGCCCATGCGCGCGGGCACCACCTTCGCGGACGTGCAGGCCCTGGTGGCCCGCCTGGACGCGCTGCCCAGCGTGGAGACCGCGTACGCCGAGCCCGTCACCGAGCCCGCGTCCCTCACGGGGCCCGCCACCACCACCCCCGCGCCCTTCGCCTTCAGCGGCGTGGGCAACCGCCAGCCCAACCAGGGCTACCTGGCCGCGGCCCCCAACGGCGTCGACGCGCTGTACGCGTGGACGGTGGCGGGCGGCAACGGCGCGGGCATCAACATCGTGGACGTGGAGGGCGCCTGGCGCACCACCCACGAGGACCTGCCGGCCTTCTTCCACATGGGCGGCACGCAGTTCAACGATCCGGCGTGGCGCAACCACGGCACCGCGGTGATGGGTGAGATGGTGGCGCGCAACAACGGCGCGGGCGTGACGGGCATCGCGCACGGCGCCTCGCCGGGCTTCGAGGCCATTGGCGCGCAGAGCGCCGCGAGCGCCATCGCCAACGCCGCCGTCGCGGCGGGCCCGGGCAACGTGGTCCTCATCGAGCTGCACCGCCAGGGCCCCGCGGACGCCACGCCCTGCACGTGCAACTTCGGCCAGTGCAACTACATCGCCATGGAGTACTGGCAGGCCGAGTTCGACGCCATCACCCAGGCCACCTACAACGGCACGTCCGTGGTGGAGGCCGCGGGCAACGGCAGCGTGAACATGGATGACCCGGCGTACGGCGGCCTCTTCAACCGCGACACGCGCGACTCCGGCGCCATCGTCGTGGCCGCCGGCTCCTCCAACGGCATCGTGCCCATGTGCTGGACCAACTTCGGCGGCCGCCCGGACGTGAACGGCTGGGGCGAGAACGTCGTCTCCACCGGCTACGGCGACCTCTACAACGGCGGCACCGAGGACAGCTGGTACACCGGCACGTTCAGCGGCACGTCCAGCGCGTCCCCCATCGTCACCGGCACCGTGGCGGTCATCCAGGGCGCCCTGCGCGGCCACGGCCGCTTCCCGCTGAGCCCGCTCGCGCTGCGTGACGTGCTCTCCAGCACCGGCAGCGCCCAGGCCGCGGACGCCCGCCGCATCGGCAACCGCCCCAACCTGCGCGCCGCGCTCACCCGCCTCAACCTCTTCTAG